The Xenopus laevis strain J_2021 chromosome 5L, Xenopus_laevis_v10.1, whole genome shotgun sequence genome has a segment encoding these proteins:
- the LOC121393645 gene encoding protein kinase C delta type-like, with translation MNLDLFVYFSESKLFLCLTYSDLKPDNVLVDKDGHIKICDFGLAKENITGQRNNYGLAGTRGYRAPEVLLQDEYNAAVDWWSFGVIMYEMATGKLPYSTSGSILNQTYAIMTETPDYPSYMSEEMLDLLSKLLETDDTKRIGLNGNIREHPFYSTINWDDLENRRLETPFQPGMPSADDFYEFPLPFSTHNCNGKNLKDFSEVDPNWNWQE, from the exons ATGAACCTTGAcctctttgtatatttttctgaaagTAAATTGTTCTTGTGTTTAACCTACAGTGATCTGAAGCCGGACAACGTATTGGTGGATAAAGACGGCCACATAAAGATCTGCGACTTTGGCCTTGCAAAAGAGAACATCACTGGCCAGAGGAATAACTACGGCTTAGCAGGAACCCGTGGATATCGGGCACCAGAG gttCTATTACAGGATGAGTACAATGCAGCCGTGGATTGGTGGTCTTTCGGGGTGATAATGTATGAAATGGCCACAGGTAAATTGCCATATTCAACATCAGGCAGCATTCTAAATCAGACCTATGCGATAATGACGGAAACACCAGATTACCCATCTTATATGAGCGAGGAAATGCTGGACCTCCTGTCTAAG CTTTTGGAGACTGATGACACCAAACGAATTGGACTGAATGGGAACATCAGGGAGCATCCTTTCTACAGCACTATCAACTGGGATGATCTGGAAAATCGAAGACTGGAGACACCTTTTCAGCCAGGAATG CCATCTGCGGACGACTTCTATGAATTTCCACTACCATTCTCCACTCATAATTGCAATGGAAAGAATTTAAAAGATTTCTCAGAAGTTGATCCCAACTGGAATTGGCAGGAGTAA
- the LOC121393646 gene encoding protein kinase C delta type-like has product MSHILLTCTYQREAFFVLEYASGKSLWQMILRDGNLPMSRIIFYTAEMVVALQFLHSKGIIHRDLKPDNVLVDKDGHIKICDFGLAKENITGQRNNYGLAGTRGYRAPEVLLQDEYNAAVDWWSFGVIMYEMATGKLPYSTSGSILNQTYAIMTETPDYPSYMSEEMLDLLSKLLETDDTKRIGLNGNIREHPFYSTINWDDLENRRLETPFQPGMPSADDFYEFPLPFSTHNCNGKNLKDFSEVDPNWNWQE; this is encoded by the exons ATGTCTCACATTCTTCTAACCTGCACTTACCAGCGTGAAGCCTTCTTTGTCCTGGAGTATGCCAGTGGGAAATCTTTATGGCAAATGATTCTTCGTGACGGAAATCTGCCAATGTCGAGAATCATATTCTACACAGCAGAGATGGTGGTTGCCCTCCAGTTCCTGCATTCTAAAGGAATCATTCATCG TGATCTGAAGCCGGACAACGTATTGGTGGATAAAGACGGCCACATAAAGATCTGCGACTTTGGCCTTGCAAAAGAGAACATCACTGGCCAGAGGAATAACTACGGCTTAGCAGGAACCCGTGGATATCGGGCACCAGAG gttCTATTACAGGATGAGTACAATGCAGCCGTGGATTGGTGGTCTTTCGGGGTGATAATGTATGAAATGGCCACAGGTAAATTGCCATATTCAACATCAGGCAGCATTCTAAATCAGACCTATGCGATAATGACGGAAACACCAGATTACCCATCTTATATGAGCGAGGAAATGCTGGACCTCCTGTCTAAG CTTTTGGAGACTGATGACACCAAACGAATTGGACTGAATGGGAACATCAGGGAGCATCCTTTCTACAGCACTATCAACTGGGATGATCTGGAAAATCGAAGACTGGAGACACCTTTTCAGCCAGGAATG CCATCTGCGGACGACTTCTATGAATTTCCACTACCATTCTCCACTCATAATTGCAATGGAAAGAATTTAAAAGATTTCTCAGAAGTTGATCCCAACTGGAATTGGCAGGAGTAA